One Longimicrobium sp. genomic window, CTCCATCAGCCGGTCGCGCGTCACCTTCGCCAGGATCGACGCGGCGGCGATGCAGTGCACCTTGGCGTCGCCGTCGACGATGGCGGTCTGCTGCTCCAGCCCCAGCTCGGGGACGGCGAGCCCGTCCACCAGCAGGTGCCCCGGCGGGCAGGAGAGATGGGCGATGGCGCGCTGCATGGCCACCGCCGTCGCGCGGCGGATGTTGATGCGGTCGATCTCCGCCGGGCTGGCGGCGCCCACGCCCCAGCACACGCAGGAGGTGACGATGCGCTCGTAGAGGGCCGCGCGCTTCTCGTGCGTGAGCTTCTTGCTGTCGTCCACCCCGTCGATCCAGCACCCCTCCGGCAGGATCACCGCCGCGGCCACGACGGGCCCGGCCAGCGGCCCGCGTCCCACCTCGTCGACGCCCGCCACGTGCAGGCAGCCGCCGTCCCAGATCCCCCACTCGGTCGCCAGCAGCTTGCGCAGCCGCTGCGGCGTGGGCCTGCGCGTGCGCTTCGTCTTCTTGCGGGAGGATTTCTTCGCGGCGGGCACGTCGGCGTCGCGGGGCGGCTGGGAGGCGGAAGGTGAGCGGATGGACGCGAGAATGGATAATGGAAGCGGGAGATGCGGGCAACGGAAGAAAGGGCGAAGGTGGGGATGACTCACATCTTGCCCGCCCGGCGCGGAGGCCCTCTCCCCCCGGCCCCCTCCCCCAAAACCGACTGGGGGAGGGGGAGACCTCAGCGCGCGGAGTGGGTTCGGCTCGAAGCGGGATGCGCCGGCGCGGCCGCATACGGCCCCCTCCCCCGGCCCCTCCCCCGCTACGCAGGGGAGGGGAGAACTCAGCGCGGTGATGGGACTTTGCGTGAGGGATGCGCGCCCGGAGGGCCGGGACACCACCGCGCGCGAGCCGTCGATGCGCAGCGAGCGGATGGTTGGCGCGGTGGGGGCCCGGCGCCGTTGGCAACAGTAGTATCGTTGCCTACGGCGCGCGCAGCCCGTTTGGGCGTCTCAGCGCCCAACACGCCCAAACCAAGCAGTTCATCAGTCCCTGAACGCGAATCGCGGGGCGCGCCTCGATGAGGAGGCACGCCCCGCGACCGGAAGGACGTTGCTGCGTCGACGCTTACTTGCTGCGGCGCTCGCGGATGCGGGCGGCCTTGCCGCGCAGGGCGCGCAGGTAGTACAGCTTGGCGCGGCGCACGCGGCCCTCGCGCACCAGCTCGATGCTGGCCAGCATGGGCGAGTGCAGCGGGAAGGTGCGCTCGACACCAACGCCGCCCGAGATCTTGCGGACCTTGAAGGTCTCGCTGATGCCGCCGTGCTTGCGGCCGATGCAGACGCCCTCGAACGCCTGGATCCGCTCCTTGTCGCCCTCGCGCACGCGCACGTTCACGCGCACGGTGTCGCCGGGGCGGAAGCTCGGGATGTTATCCCGGAGGTACTCCTTCTGGGTCTCGATGAACGGATGCATGCGCGTCCTTCCCTTCGGTTCAGTGTGAGAGAGGTTGGGCGGGCCGCGCCGCGGCTCCGATTTCGACGTCTGCGACGTCCCAACATCAACCGTGTTCCGGGTGCTCCTCCAGGAGCTCCGGCCGCCGCTCGCGCGTGAGCCGTTCGGCCTCTTCGCGCCTCCATGCGGCGATTTTCGCGTGGTCGCCGGACAGCAGCACGTCCGGCACCCGCATCCCCCTGTATTCCGCGGGGCGCGTGTACGAGGGCGGGGAGAGATGCCCGTCGTAGAAGCTGTCCGTCGACGCGCTCTCGTGGTCCGAGATCGCGCCGGGGAGGAGCCGCACCACCGCGTCCAGCACCGCCAGCGCCGCCACCTCGCCGCCCGAGAGGATGAAGTCGCCCAGCGACAGCTCCTCGTCGGTCAGCGCCTCGGCCACGCGGTGGTCCACGTCCTTGTAGTGCCCGCAGAGCAGCGTCAGCTCGGGCTGCACCGCCAGCCGCACCGCGTCCTCGTGGGTGAAGCGCCGCCCCCGCGCGGACATCAGCACGATCCGCCCGCCGGGACGCGCCGCGCCCTCGGGCGCCAGCGACTCCACCGCCTCCCAGAAGGGCCCGGGCTTCATCACCATCCCGCTCCCGCCGCCGTAGGGGAGGTCGTCCACCGTCTGGTGGCGGTCGCGGGTGAAGTCCCTGAGCTGCACCAGGTTGTACGTCACCAGCCCGGCGGCCGCGGCGCGCGCGGGGATGGAGAGCGAGAGCGGCCCCCGGAAGAAGTCCGGGAAGAGCGTGACCACGTTGATGCGCATCACAGCTCCAGCAGCCCCGCGGGCACCTCCACCTCGACGACGCCTTCCGCCGGATCGACCCGCTTCACCATCTCGCGGACGAAGGGGAGGAGGAGCTCCTTCCTGCCTTCCCGCTCGACCCCGAGATACCACCCGGCCGGCGCCTCGTACACCTCGCGCACCGTCCCGACCGTCTCGCTGGCGGCGACGACACGCAAGCCGATGAGGTGATGGACGAAGGTCTCGTCTTCCTCCAGCGGCGCCGCCTCGCTCGCGGGGATCAGCAGCGTGCGGCCGCGCAGCGCCTCGATCGTCTCATCACGCCCCGCGAACCCGGCCGCCTTCACCAGCAGGCCGCCTTTGAAGGGGCGCGCCCGCTCGATGGTGAGGGTGCCGCCGTCCGGCCGCCCCCTAGCGTCGCCGAGCCGGAGGACGCGGCCGGGGGTGAAGACGGCGTCCGGATGGTCGGTCTCGACCCGGACGAACAGCTCGCCCTTGATGCCGTGCGGCTTCTGCACCGCGCCGACGATCAGGAACCCGTCTTCCACGGCCATCACTTCCGCCCGCTCAGGACTGCGCGGGCTCCTCGCCCTCGGCAGCCGGCGCGTCCTCGGCCGGCGTCTCGGCGGCCGGAGCCTCGGCCACGTCGTCGGTGATCTGGTCGTTCACCGCGGTCGGGAGCGCGTCCTCGATCTGCGCGTCCTCGGCGGCGGGCGCAGCGGTCTCCTCGGCGGCCGCCTCGGCCACGGGAGCCTCGTCGCCGCCGGTGACCTTCTCCGCCACGGCCTCGGCCGCGTCCTTCACCGTCTCCACCACGGTCGACGCCGCGCCGGCCACGGCCGAAGCCGCGTCACCCGCCACGTCCGCCACCTTCGCCGCCACGTCCTTGGCCGCGTCCGCCGCCTTGGAAGCCGCGCCCTTCGCCACCTTGCCGGCGGTCGCGGCGGCGCCGGTCACGGCCGCCGTCACCGTCTCCACCACGCCGCCCTCGTGGCCGACGCCGGCCTTGCGGAAGAGCGAGCGCACGGTGTCGG contains:
- a CDS encoding ribonuclease HII; translation: MPAAKKSSRKKTKRTRRPTPQRLRKLLATEWGIWDGGCLHVAGVDEVGRGPLAGPVVAAAVILPEGCWIDGVDDSKKLTHEKRAALYERIVTSCVCWGVGAASPAEIDRINIRRATAVAMQRAIAHLSCPPGHLLVDGLAVPELGLEQQTAIVDGDAKVHCIAAASILAKVTRDRLMERLAPRYPEYGWERNKGYGTPEHLEALDRLGPTRHHRQSFQPVQYSFDDVLSVSQLAADAY
- the rplS gene encoding 50S ribosomal protein L19, whose amino-acid sequence is MHPFIETQKEYLRDNIPSFRPGDTVRVNVRVREGDKERIQAFEGVCIGRKHGGISETFKVRKISGGVGVERTFPLHSPMLASIELVREGRVRRAKLYYLRALRGKAARIRERRSK
- the trmD gene encoding tRNA (guanosine(37)-N1)-methyltransferase TrmD, whose amino-acid sequence is MRINVVTLFPDFFRGPLSLSIPARAAAAGLVTYNLVQLRDFTRDRHQTVDDLPYGGGSGMVMKPGPFWEAVESLAPEGAARPGGRIVLMSARGRRFTHEDAVRLAVQPELTLLCGHYKDVDHRVAEALTDEELSLGDFILSGGEVAALAVLDAVVRLLPGAISDHESASTDSFYDGHLSPPSYTRPAEYRGMRVPDVLLSGDHAKIAAWRREEAERLTRERRPELLEEHPEHG
- the rimM gene encoding ribosome maturation factor RimM (Essential for efficient processing of 16S rRNA), whose amino-acid sequence is MAVEDGFLIVGAVQKPHGIKGELFVRVETDHPDAVFTPGRVLRLGDARGRPDGGTLTIERARPFKGGLLVKAAGFAGRDETIEALRGRTLLIPASEAAPLEEDETFVHHLIGLRVVAASETVGTVREVYEAPAGWYLGVEREGRKELLLPFVREMVKRVDPAEGVVEVEVPAGLLEL
- the rpsP gene encoding 30S ribosomal protein S16 gives rise to the protein MALKIRLRRMGRKKAPHYRIVIAESTMPRDGRFVATIGHYNPTTRPETLKVDNAKATAWLAKGAVPTDTVRSLFRKAGVGHEGGVVETVTAAVTGAAATAGKVAKGAASKAADAAKDVAAKVADVAGDAASAVAGAASTVVETVKDAAEAVAEKVTGGDEAPVAEAAAEETAAPAAEDAQIEDALPTAVNDQITDDVAEAPAAETPAEDAPAAEGEEPAQS